Sequence from the Pseudomonas frederiksbergensis genome:
CGCCGACCAGGCGGATGCCGTCGTGCAGTGGTGAGTTGCGGCCCAGTTTGAAAGCGATGATCGAGGAATCGTTGCGCGTGACGTAATAACGACCATTGGCCTCGGTGGCCCAGGTTTCGCGCTCATCAAGACGCTGGTAACCCGCCGCCTCCAGGCGCTGGGCAAGACTGGCGGTGGCGTGGAACGGGGTAGGGGAGGCCTTGAGGAAATCGATCAGGCCTTGGTTCAACTCTGCGCGCATAAGTAGCTCCAGACAGCAATGGGCTGGAGTTTACCGTATTAGCAGCGTCGATGATCATCCCCGCCACGATATGGCTACTGCTTGCTAAAACGGCGCCGGACACTCGAAGCGCAGGCGCTCGCCGCTTTGCGGGTGGGTGAAGCTGAGCATGCTGGCGTGCAGGCACAGGCGTGGCCAGGCGGCGAGGGCTTGCGGGTGGGCATAGAGTCCATCGCCCAGCAGCGGATGGCCGATGGAAAGCATGTGCACGCGCAATTGGTGCGAGCGTCCGGTGATTGGCGTCAGTTCGACTCGGCACCAGTCGCCGCAACGTTCCAGTACGCGCCAGAACGTCAGGGCGTGTTTGCCCTGCTCATGGTCCACCACATGCCGAGGTTTGGTCGGCGGGTCGTAGCGCAGGGGCAAGTCGATACTGCCGCTGTCCAGTTCCGGTTGGCCCCAGCACAACGCTGTGTAGGCTTTTTCAGTTTCTCGATCATGAAACTGCCGGGATAACTCACGATGAGTGTCCGGATCGCGGGCCAGCAGGATGATGCCGGAAGTTTCCCAGTCGAGCCGGTGCACGATTCGCGCTTCCGGGTAGCCGTTTTCCTGCAGGCGGGTGATCAGGCAATCCTTGTTGTCGTCTGCCCGGCCTGGCACGGACAGCAGCAGGGTCGGTTTGTCGACCACGAGCACGGCGGCATCCTGATGGATGATGCGAATGTTGGACAGGGGCATTAAACAGTCTCGTACAAACGCCAACGGCGGCTCGGGCCCTGCTCAAATCCCGAGGGAAGAGAGGAGAGGGCCCGAGCCGCCGTGGCTACCGCTGGATCGATCAGCGATCCGGCAGGGTGATATTGAGTTCCAGAATCGAGCAGCTGCCCTGGCTTTCCAGCGCCACATGCACGTCATCGTTGCCGATATTGACGTACTTGCGGATCACTTCCACCAGTTCCTTCTGCAAGGCTGGCAGGTAGTCAGGGGTGCTGCGTTGGCCGCGTTCGTGCGCCACGATGATCTGTAGACGCTCTTTCGCGACCGAGGCGGTACTTGGCTTTTTGTTGGCACGAAAGAAGTCAAAAAGGTTCATTACCTACCTCCAAACAGACGCTCGAAGAATCCCTTCTTCTCGACGTTCAGGAACCGGTGTTCCAGGTCTTTGCCCAGCAGGCGATCAACGGTATCGCTGTAGGCCTGGCCGGCGTCGCTCTGATCGTCGAGGATCACCGGCACGCCCTGGTTGGATGCCTTGAGCACCGCCTGGGATTCCGGGATTACGCCGAGGAGCCTGACGGCGAGAATTTCCTTGACGTCTTCGACGCCGAGCATCTCGCCCTTTTCCACGCGCTCTGGGTGGTAGCGGGTAATCAGCAAGTGTTCCTTGATCGGCTCTTCGCCCTTCTCGGCGCGACGAGACTTGCTTGCCAGAAGGCCCAGCATGCGATCCGAGTCACGTACCGACGAGACTTCCGGGTTGGTCACGACGATCGCTTCGTCAGCGAAGTACATGGCCAGGTGGGCACCTTTTTCGATACCGGCCGGGGAGTCGCAGACCACGAACTCGAAGTCTTCCTTGAGCTGCATCAGGACTTTTTCCACGCCTTCCTGGGTCAGCGCGTCCTTGTCGCGGGTCTGGCTGGCGGCCAGCACGTACAGGTTTTCGAGGCGTTTGTCCTTGATCAGGGCTTGTTGCAGGTTCGCTTCGCCATTGACCACATTGACGAAGTCATAGACCACGCGACGCTCGCAACCCATGATCAGGTCGAGGTTACGCAGGCCGACGTCGAAGTCGACGATGACTGTTTTGTGGCCGCGCAAGGCGAGGCCGGTACCGATAGCGGCGCTGGTGGTGGTCTTACCCACACCACCCTTGCCGGATGTAACCACGAGAATCTTGGCCAAGGTGTTTCACCCCTAAGGAAAAAGGACTGTGTCAGCCCCTGAAAAACATCTCTGGAAAACTGCTGCAACTGGACAGGCTTGGCTGGAATCGGATATGGGGGCGGGGTCTACCTCCGGTAAACACTGCCTGATCCTTTTTCCTACGTCGTTTAAGCTGTTTTCGCTAAGTTTTAGAGATGCTTGGAAAATGCGGCAGTATCCGTTAAAGCCGAATGATGTTCAACACGTCGCCCGACAGGCTGACCTGGACGCCGGCACCCCACAACGGGTCGCGACGCAAGTCCTCGGAGACCTTGTATTGCCCGGCGATGGAAACCAGTTCGGCGCTCAACTGCTGACAGAAGATCCTTGCCTTGGTGTCGCCCTTGACACCGGCCAGCGCACGGCCGCGCATCGGGCCGTATACATGGATGTTGCCATCGGCCAGAAGTTCCGCGCCCGGACTGACCGAGGACACGATGACCAGATCGCCACCCTGGGCATAAATCTGCTGTCCGCCGCGCACCGGCGAGGTGATGACTCGGGTAGGCTTGATGGTGGGCTCGGGCGGTTTCTCCGGTTTTTTCGGTTCGGCCGGGCTCAGCTCCAACACCCGCTCACGGGCGCCGGACGGCGGCAGTACCGGAATATCCACGGCGATCGCGGCGGCAATGTCTTCGATACGGCTGGCGCGGATCGCCAGGGTGCGCAGGCCGTGTTGGCGGCAGACGCGCATCAGGCCTGGCAAGTCCACTGAACCTTCGCCGGCCGGCAGCTTGTCCAGCGCCAATACCAGCGGTGCGTTGCTGAAGAAATTCGGGGCCTGGGCGACTTTTGCCGCCAACTGCCGGTCAAGACCTTCCAGGTCGTTACGGGCCAGTTCCAGCACCGTGATGGCGAGCATGCTGCCCTTCAGCTGGAACACGGGATCTTGGTCTAGCGGTTCGGTTTGGCTCATGGTCGGCGTACAACGACTTGTCACTAAAAGTGCCGAGACTTATAACGAGATCGCCCGCGAGCCGCAAGCCGGGTCGAACAATGTAGAATGCGCGGCCGAGGTCTTTGTGGAAGCTGTAATGGATCGCCCGCGTTTTCGAGCTGCTTTTTTTCACCCGCGTTTCTGGCTGCTGTGGTGTGGCCTAGGATTGTTGTGGCTGATCGTTCAGTTGCCCTATCCGTTGCTGCTGCGAATCGGTCGTGGGCTGGGCGCGCTGATGTACCGGGTCGCAGGCGACCGGCGGCGCATCGCCCGTCGCAACCTGGAGCTGTGTTTCCCCGAAAAGCCAGCCGCCGAACGCAAGCGTTTGCTCAAGGAAAACTTTGCGTCCACTGGCATCGCGTTTTTCGAAATGGCCATGAGCTGGTGGTGGTCGCGTTCGCGCCTGGCGAAGCTGGCCCACGTCGAAGGCCTGGAGCATCTCAAGCAAGCCCAGCGCGATGGCAAGGGTGTGATCCTGATGGCGCTGCATTTCACCACGCTGGAAATCGGCGCCGCATTGCTGGGCCAGCAACACACCATCGACGGCATGTACCGAGAGCACAAGAACCCGTTGTTCGACTACATCCAGCGCCGCGGCCGCGAACGGCATAACCTCGATTCCCTGGCCGTGGAGCGCGATGATGTGCGCGGCATGCTCAAGCTGCTGCGCGCCGGTCGAGCGATCTGGTACGCGCCGGACCAGGACTACGGCGCCAAGCAAAGCATATTTGTGCCATTGTTTGGCATCCAGGCGGCAACAGTCACCGCCACCACTAAATTCGCCCGCCTGGGCAAGGCGTTGGTCGTACCGTTCGTCCAGGAACGCCTGGCTGATGGCAGCGGCTATCGCCTGGTGATCCAGGCGCCGCTGGGGGATTTTCCGGGGGAGACCGAGGAAGCCGATTGCATTCGCATCAACCAATGGGTGGAAAAATCGGTCAGCCAGTGTCCCGAGCAGTACCTCTGGGCCCATCGGCGCTTCAAGACCCGTCCGCCGGGCGAGCCGAAGCTGTACGACAAACGCGGTTGAGTATGTAGCCTAATTGACTGAGCACGGAGCATTGCGATGACCCCAGCTGAACCGGTGACAGGTTTGATTCTTTCCGGCGGCGGGGCTCGAGCGGCATATCAAGTGGGCGTATTGGCGGCCATCGCCGAATTATTGCCGGATGGGGCGCGAAACCCGTTTCCGGTGATCGTCGGCACGTCGGCCGGCGCGATCAATGCGGTCAGCCTGGCGAGCGGGGCGACCGATTTCAAGACCGCCACCGAGCGTTTGACTGCGTTTTGGCAGGCGGTGCGCAGCCATCAGGTGATGCGCAGCGACTGGCGCGGCGTGGTCGCTCAGGCGACGCGTTTCATCACGCACAGCCTATTGGGCCTGGGGGCCAAGTTGCCGGTAGCGCTGGTGGACAGTTCGCCGTTGCGCGACTTGCTCCAGGCCCAGTTCCACGCGTCGGGTATCGAACAGGCAATCGCCGAGCACCAGTTGCGGGCGGTGGCTGTGACGGCGTTCGGCTACGAGTCCGGACAGGCGGTGACGTTCTACCAAGGACGCGGCACCATTGGTGCCTGGTTGCGACATCGGCGCATCGGTGTGCCCACGCAGTTGTCGGTGGAGCATCTGCTGGCCAGTTCGGCGATCCCCTTGCTGTTCGCGCCGGTCAAGATCGGCCCCCAGTACTTTGGCGACGGCGCGGTGCGCCAATCGGCACCCATCAGTCCAGCGTTGCACTTGGGGGCCAATCGTGTGCTGGTCATCGGTGTCAGCGGCAATCCGCGCGGTGCGGGTGGGCAAACTCCCCAGGAGCGCAGCTACACCGGCCTGCAACCTACCTTGGCGCAGATCGGCGGCCACATGCTCAACAGCACGTTCATCGACAGCCTGGAAAGCGACATCGAGTTGTTGGAACGCCTCAACCAGTTCAGCCATCTGCTGCCCGACGGCGTTCCGGCCCACACCCTCGGCGCGGCACCGGTGGAGGTGCTGGTGATTTCGCCAAGCCAGCCGATCGATGAGATTGCCGCGCGTCATCGCCAGGAATTGCCCCGTGCATTGCGGCTGTTCTTGCGCGGGCCGGGGGCGACGAAGACCAGCGGGGCCGGGGTACTGAGCTATCTGCTGTTCGAGGCGGGATATTGTGGGGAATTGATCGAGCTGGGACGTCAGGATGCGCTGGCGCAGCGTGAGGCGTTGAGCCGGTTCCTGGGGTTGGCTCACATTTGATGTGGGAGCGGGCTTGCCCGCTCCATGAAGCGGATCAGAAGTGATACTTCAACAAGAAACTGGTATTGCTCTGGTTGGTCTTGAAACTACCGCTGTCTTCGATCGCGTACTTGTTTTTCCAGTAATCGTATTCCACCCCGACATATAACTGCTTGGCGCCCAGCTTCAAGGCCTTGCCCAGGTCATATTTGATCTGCGGAACGATGTGCAGGTTGGCGTGGTAAGTGCCTTTTGAGTTCGTGTCGTTATCCACGACCCAGTCGATGAAACCGTCGAACAGGATATCGGATGAACCCACCGGCACGGTGTAGGCCCAGACCGGGGTGATCTGCCAGACGTTGTCGCCGGCGCGCGATCCTTCGGTCTGGCGGTTGTAGAAATTCAACTGGAAATAATCGAAACCGGGGATCGCCAGGTCTAAGCCCGGGCCGATCAGGTACGACTCGTTGTCGCCCTCCCCGAACTCATACGTCATTGCCAGCAGCACGTCCTTGATTGGTCCCATCTCAAACTTCCGATCAACTATCTTGCCGAACGACAAGCGTGGGCTGAACTCGCCGTAATAGGTATTGGGACCGGACTGGCTGTCGTCCTGGCCGTTATAGAAGATTCGGTCGAGGAAGAAAAAATTGTCGCCGTATTTCCAGGCATCGGCGTGCTCGAACGTCACGGTCTGCTGGATGCGTGGGTTGATCTGGAAGTCCTTGCCGTAGAGGTAGCTCAGGCTGTTGTTCTGCCATTGGAACAGGTCGCCCGCCACGGCTTGGCCCCCGGCCAACAAAGATCCCGCAACGATCAGGTTGGTGCACGTACGTTTCATTCGGTTTGCTCCCAAAGGTAAGTGGTATCGCGTTTCTTGTCGTCAGCGCTCTGGTGTGGCGCTTTTTCCACGGATAAACATCCGTTCGGTCAGCTTTTTGTTTGTGACAAGAGCTGAAAAACAGCGGCATCGGTCAGGATCCGATTGTTATTTGGAGGCGTCCGGATTCGAACGGCCGCGCAGGATACGGGCTTGCATGGAGAGGCTCAAGTGCGCTGCGACAGCGCATTGGCGGCGAATGTGGGGCATTGGGGTGGGACGCGTGCATGGGGTGCTTTCCTCTTGTTGTTATTGTCGAGGCGCAGGCGGCCGCTGACGGGCGACCGGTGGTGTGCCGGTCAGCCTGTCTGCGGTATTGCATGTAGGGCGAAATGAACTGAGGACTAGTTGGTCCGCGCGCCTTGGGTGATCCAGGCGCCAATCAGGTCGCGCTCTTGCTGGGTCATCTGGGTGATATTGCCCAGTGGCATGATCTGGGTGGTCACGGCCTGGGCCTGGATGCGCGCGGCTTCTTGCTGGATCTGCTGCGGCGTATCGAACATCACCCCGCCCGGCGCCGCGCTGAACAGCGGGCTGGTGGGCTTGGCCGAGTGGCAGACCGAGCAGCGTTCCTGAATGACACTATGGACTTTCTCGAACGACGGGCCCTGGGCATTGGAGGCCTGGGCAGGCGCGGCGGCCTGTGCCGGTGCTGCGGGCTTGGCGCCGCCACCCACCGCTGTCTCCGGCAACGGCTGATACTCGATCACGCCCGGCACCTTGGCGACTTCCGGCGCGGTGGGCATCGGCTTGGGACCGGTGACATAGGCCAGGCAGATCATCGCCAACGCGCCGACCGGCAATGTCCAGGCAAACCGATTGCTGTCATGGCGCGTGTTGAAGTAGTGACGCACCAACACCGCCGCCACGGCAATACCCGCCAGGATCAGCCAGTTGTATTGGCTGCCGTAGGTGCTCGGGAAATGGTTGCTGATCATGATGAACAGCACCGGCAGGGTGAAGTAGTTGTTGTGGCGCGAGCGCAACAGGCCTTTGGCGGGCAGTGCCGGGTCGGGGGTGCGGTTCTCGGCGATGGCCGCCACCAGGGCACGTTGTGCCGGCATGATGATGCGGAACACGTTGCCGACCATGATCGTGCCGATGACCGCCCCGACATGCAGGTAGGCGCCACGACCGCTGAACACCTTGCTGAAGCCGTAGGCCGCGGCAATCAACAGCACGAACAGGATCAGGCCGAGCAGGGCGGGACGCTTGCCCAAGGCCGAGTCGCAGAGAAAGGAATAAACGAACCAGCCGACCAGCAACGAACCGATGCCCAGGGCCACGCCTTCAGCGCCGCTCAGGCTGCTGCCCGGGGCCAGCAGGTAGACGGTCGGGTTCCAATAGAAGACCACGCACAACAGCGCGACACCCGACATCCAGGTGAAGTAGGCTTCCCACTTGAACCAGTGCAGGTTGTCCGGCATGGCCGGTGGTGCGAGTTTGTATTTTTCCAGGTGGTAGATACCGCCACCGTGGATGGCCCACAAGTCGCCGGCCAGGCCGCTCCTGGGGTTGACGCGATTGAGGTTGTTTTCCAGCCAGACGAAGTAGAACGACGCGCCGATCCAAGCCACGCCAGTGATCATATGAACCCAGCGAATGCTCAGGTTCAGCCATTCCAGCAAATGTGCTTCCACAGTCTTTACCTCTCGCCCGTCACCCTTGTCTTCGGGTGATCGGACCTTCTCTTATTGGTGGGGGGCGAGGATTAAACATTCATCCTCTTTGAAGAAATGCTCATCGCAGTTATTGCCTGTGCCACTGCGATCAACCACCAGGAAGTCATCCCGCTTTTCGATCGTCAGCACCGGGTGGTGCCAGACGCCGCGATGGTAATTGATGCCCTGCCTGCCGTTGGTGACGAAGGCGCGGACCAAGCCTGATACAGGTGCATCGCCAAGTGGCGCGACCACGATCAGAAAGGGGTTGCCGAGCAGCGGAATAAAAGCCTGGCTGCCCAGCGGATGGCGCTCCAGCATGCGTACGGTCAGCGGCATGTCCAGCGCGTCGGCGCGGAAGATGCTGATGATCGCCTTGTCGTCCGGCGTGGCGGTTTCAACCGTCGCCAGGCGATGGAAGCGCATGGTCGAACCGTTGTTGATCATGAAGTGATCGCTGCCGTCGGTTTCGATCACGTCACCGAACGGGGCGAAGGCTTCTTTGGTCAATGGTTCGATCTTGAGGGTGCGCATGCGGGTTCTCTTATCCAAAATTCTGTGTTGTTAATTCAGCTTTTGTGGCGAGGGAGCTTCCTCCCGTTGGACCGGTCCGACGCCTCGGGCGCAGCAGTCCCATTTTAAGAAACGGGGTCGCTTCGCAACCCAGCGGGAGCAAGCTTGCTCGCCACAAGTGCGTCGTTTATTTAGCGACCTTGCCCAATATCCTCAGGCGACTCACGCCACCGTCCGGGAACACGTTCAGGCGGATATGGGTGATCGGTCCCAGTTCCTTGATCTGCTCGGCGAAGGTGTGTTCAGCGTGCATCTCCAGTTTCTGGCTCGGCAGCAGCTCACGCCAGAACAGCGACTGGGTTTCGATCTGGCTGTCGGTGCCGCCCTTGACGAATGCGCCCTGGATCGAGCAGCTGTCCGGATAGTTGCCCTTGAAGTGCAGGGTGTCGACGACGACTTTTTCAACGATACCGGCATGGCCCAGGGCGACGATCACCCAGTCATTGCCCGGGGTGCGACGACGGGCGGTTTCCCAGCCGTCGCCCATGTTCACGCCCCGGCCCGGGTTGAGGATGTTGCTCATGCGGCCGAAGTGCTCGTCGGAGCAGGCCAGGGCGCGGCCACCATTAAGAGCGGCAGCCAGGTCGACCTGTTCGTTGTCGCCCACGGCCGACCAGTCGCGGTACGGGACGCCATAGACCCGCAGACGGGCCACGCCGCCATCAGGGTAGATATTGAAGCGCAGGTGGCTGAAAGCCTGGTCATTGCTGATTTCGTGGTAGTGGTGGCTGTTGCCTTGCAGCTCGACGGCCGACAGCACTTCGGTCCATTGGGTGTTGTCGTCCGGCTCGCCTTCCGCCAGGAAACAGGCTTCAAGGGAGGCCGACGGCGGGTAGTTGCCGGTGAAGAATGAAGTGTCGATGTCCACGCCCTTGATCGAGCCTGGCACGCCCAGGCGGATCACCGCGCTGTCGTAGCCTTCGAAGCGCTTGCGGCGCGACTCCCAGCCGTCCATCCACTTGCCGTTGTCGTCGAACACGCCCTCCTTCCACACGGCCGGGGTCGGCTGGAACAGGCGGTTGGCGTCGGCGAACCAGTCATCGGTGACCGAGATGATCTTGGTGCCCAGGCGGGCGTCGGCCAGGTTGACGAACTTTTCGAACGGTACGGCGTAAGCTTTCATTCTTCTTGTCTGCCTTTGATAAGTTGGCTGGGGATGCTTGCAGGACCTGGTGTCAGATGCCGCTCGCTAAAGGGTCAGTAATCGGAACAACGCGATCTTGTTGATCTCCGCCAGCGCGCACTTGAACTCGGCGTCTGCCGAGTGATGGATGCGCGTTTCGAACGCCGCGAGGATCTGATGCCGGTTGCTGCCTTTTACCGCCATGATGAAGGGAAACTTGAACTTGGCCTTGTAGGCGTCGTTCAGCTCGGTGAAGCGCTGGAACTCTTCGGCCGTGCATTGGTGAATACCGGCGCCGGCCTGTTCGTTCGTGCTGGCTTCGGTCAGTTGGCCCTGGACGGCAGCTTTACCGGCCAGGTCCGGGTGAGCGTTGATCAGCGCCAGTTGGCTGGCGTGATCGGCGCTCAACAGGATGTCGCTCATGCGCTGGTGCAGGGTCTCGATTTCGTCGATCGAGGGGTCCTGGCCCAGGTCGAAGGCCTTCTCGGCCACCCATGGCGAATGTTCGTAGATGTCGGCGAAGGCTTTGACGAACGCTTCGCGGCTCAAGGTGGAAGGCTTGAGTGTCTGGAAAGCGGTCATTTGGACGCCCCCTGATACGGATGGGTTTGCTGCCAGTGGCGAGCGATGTCGACGCGGCGGCTGAACCACACCTGCTCATGGCCCTTGGCGTATTCGAGGAAACGCTTGAGAGAGGCCAGGCGCGCAGGACGGCCGATCAGGCGGCAGTGCAGGCCGATGGAAAGCATCTTGGGTGCTTCGGCGCCTTCGGCGTACAACACGTCGAAAGCGTCCTTGAGGTACTGGAAGAAATCGTCGCCCTTGTTGAAACCCTGCACCTGGGTGAAGCGCATGTCGTTGGTGTCGAGGGTGTAGGGAATCACCAGGTGCGGCTTGCCGGTAGGGTTGTTCGGCTCCCAGTAGGGCAGGTCATCGTCGTAGGTGTCGCTGTCGTAGAGGAAACCGCCTTCTTCCATCACCAGCCGGCGGGTGTTGGGACCGGTTCGGCCGGTGTACCAGCCCAGCGGCCGCTCGCCGGTGATTTCGGTGAGGATGCGGATCGCTTCGAGCATGTGCTCGCGTTCCTGGGCTTCATCCATGTATTGGTAATCGATCCAGCGATAGCCGTGGCTGCAGATTTCGTGACCGGCGGCGACCATGGCTCGAATCACGTCCGGATGGCGCTGGGCGGCCATGGCAACGGCAAAAATCGTCAGGGGAATGTCGAATTCCTTGAACAGCTTGAGGATCCGCCAGACGCCGGCACGGCTGCCATACTCGTACAGCGATTCCATGCTCATGTTGCGCTCGCCCTGCAGCGGTTGCGCCGCGACCATTTCCGAAAGGAACGCTTCGGATTCCTTATCGCCATGGAGGACGTTGCGCTCGCCGCCTTCTTCGTAATTGAGCACGAAGGACAGGGCGATGCGGGCATTGCCCGGCCATTGGGGATGGGGAGGGTTACTGCCGTAACCGATCAGGTCGCGTGGGTAGTCAGCGCTCACTGCAGTTTTCCTTCTTGTTCGAACCATGTAGGTGGCGCCCTGGTGATGAATCTCCGGCTGGCGTCACGACGATGGGTTGATTGTATACAACTTTATTTGCGACTTGTAAGCCTGTTTTTTGCATTTTTTGCCACGAGGTTGCGTTGTCTACGCTGCAAGAAATCTGCCTGACTGGTCAGTTATTGCCGCATCAGCTAGCGTAAGCGCTGGGTCAGGCGAAAAACGGGCGCCAATCCTTGTTGCCGGAGACACAAGGCAGTTGCGAAAAATTTATTGTGTACAATCCTTGTTTAAAGTGTCTTAATTCGTCATCGCCGTATCGTTGTGTGCTCCGCAACGGTGCGGCCTGTCTTTCAACTGATTCAGGAGGCGTCGGGCCGGACTGCACAGCAGCGAGGCGCGCACAATCAATGGGACGTTTGACTACTCACGTTTTGGATGCCGCACACGGCTGCCCTGGGAGCTCGATCAGAATCGAGCTGTACCGTGTCGATGGTTCGCAGTTGCAGTTGGTCGCCAGTGCAACGACCAACAGCGACGGTCGTTGCGACGCGCCGCTGTTGCAGGGGGACGATTACCGCAGCGGGGTCTACCAGATCCAATTTCACGCCGGGGACTATTACCGCGCCCGTGGCGTTCAACTGGCCGAGCCGGCCTTTCTCGATGTGGTGGTGCTGCGCTTCGGTATTTCGCAAGAGCAGGATCATTACCACGTACCGTTACTGATATCGCCTTACGCGTATTCAACGTATCGAGGCAGTTGATCCCCCAAGCAACTGCCTTGTCCTGAAAGCGACTGCGCATAAGCTTCTTTGGTTTTCAGCCCGCTCACACTGCGGGCTTTTTTTTATGGGCGTGTCTTTTTGAACGTGGGCGACAGGTGCACTTGGCGTCTATGTATTATCCCTGACGATGAACACCGTCCCTGTTGGCGTATCGTGGCTGGGAAGTGTCTGGATGCCGCCCCTGAGGCTGATGAGCTTATTGTCGTTGTGGGCATTTTCCATTGCATTCATGGTTTCGCGACCGAGTTGATTTGACAACGCAATGCCGAAATCCCTTGGGTTGATACGCGGGATGATGATGTCTTGGGTTTCTGTGCGATGCAGTGTCATGAAAAATATGAAGTCATGCTCTGCGCGCTTGAACACCACGTTGGGAAAAGACGGTAACGAACGGGCCGGGAAAACCGTGTAGCCATTGCGTTCAAGTCGTTCGGTCATGAATTTCATGAGCTCGATATCATCCGCTATCACTGGGAAGGTACGTGACGGCGGCAAGAAAAAGCTCGGATCGAAGTCCAGTCGTGCCAATGGTCCGGTCGGGGAGGGCGATGGCAATTGAAGAGAACGATTGAACCCTGCAAGTTCCGCAGAGACGGGCAGTGTCGGTAGCATCAGAAGAGGATCGGTCAACACTGGGTGCAGCGAGGCCGTTTTATCCTTCCAGTTGTTGAACACCTGTCTCAGCGTGGTCAATCCCCGAGCATCGGCGAAATAACTGTCGTTGGCGAGTTCAAATTGTCTGCGTGAAAACTTGCTCTGGGTGTCCGCCCTCAGTTCCGGGAAGAACTCGATGGCATAGCCCACCAGCGGCTTTTCAAAAGGAAGTCTCGGATCAATCGTCCACTGGTTGTCGGGCGGTATCTGGATGGCGGCACGAGGCTGCTCATGCAAATGAAAGAAAAGAAGGTTTTCAAACGTATCGAAGTCATAAGGACGATGCCTGG
This genomic interval carries:
- the uraH gene encoding hydroxyisourate hydrolase encodes the protein MGRLTTHVLDAAHGCPGSSIRIELYRVDGSQLQLVASATTNSDGRCDAPLLQGDDYRSGVYQIQFHAGDYYRARGVQLAEPAFLDVVVLRFGISQEQDHYHVPLLISPYAYSTYRGS
- the uraD gene encoding 2-oxo-4-hydroxy-4-carboxy-5-ureidoimidazoline decarboxylase, producing MTAFQTLKPSTLSREAFVKAFADIYEHSPWVAEKAFDLGQDPSIDEIETLHQRMSDILLSADHASQLALINAHPDLAGKAAVQGQLTEASTNEQAGAGIHQCTAEEFQRFTELNDAYKAKFKFPFIMAVKGSNRHQILAAFETRIHHSADAEFKCALAEINKIALFRLLTL
- the puuE gene encoding allantoinase PuuE; the encoded protein is MSADYPRDLIGYGSNPPHPQWPGNARIALSFVLNYEEGGERNVLHGDKESEAFLSEMVAAQPLQGERNMSMESLYEYGSRAGVWRILKLFKEFDIPLTIFAVAMAAQRHPDVIRAMVAAGHEICSHGYRWIDYQYMDEAQEREHMLEAIRILTEITGERPLGWYTGRTGPNTRRLVMEEGGFLYDSDTYDDDLPYWEPNNPTGKPHLVIPYTLDTNDMRFTQVQGFNKGDDFFQYLKDAFDVLYAEGAEAPKMLSIGLHCRLIGRPARLASLKRFLEYAKGHEQVWFSRRVDIARHWQQTHPYQGASK